GAAAGGAGTACCGATTATTACAAAAGGAAACAAAATGGAAGGTCAGTTTTTTCCCTTGCTTTTTTCTCCTAATTTGGCGTAAAAATAAACCCATATGTCCAAATTGATCGAAGCTACACAGGCGATATCTTTCAATAGAAAATCTTACGATGACCACACTTTATTAAAGCTATACGAATCCCTCTTAATGCCCCGCAGGATTGAGGAAAAAATGCTGATCCTGCTCCGTCAAGGAAAAATTTCGAAATGGTTCAGCGGATGGGGCCAAGAAGCCATCTCCATTGGCGCCGTGAATGCATTGGACAAAGATGAGTTTATTCTTCCCATGCACCGGAACCTGGGGATCTTTACCGGAAGGGACTTGCCTTTGGAAAGGCTCTTTGCCCAGTTCCAGGGAAAAAAATCCGGATTTACCAAAGGAAGGGACAGGTCCTTTCATTTTGGCAGTAAAGAACATCATATTGTAGGGATGATCTCTCATTTAGGCCCTCAAATGGCCATCGCAGATGGGATTGGACTAGCGCATAAACTTTCTAAGGAAAATAAAGTCACTTTGGTATTTTCAGGTGATGGAGCTAGTTCTGAGGGAGATTTTCACGAAGGACTGAATGTGGCCGCAGTATGGAAATTACCTGTGATTTTTGTAGTTGAACACAATGGCTATGGGCTTTCTACTCCAAGTGAAGAACAATTTGCCTTTAAGTATTTTACAGAAAAAGGCCCAGGTTACGGCATGGAGGCTGTCCGTATTGATGGGAACAATGTCCTGGAAGTTTATGACACTATCAAAAACCTAGCAGAAGATATCAGAATAAATCCAAGGCCTGTTTTAGTAGAGGCACTTACTTTTAGGATGAGAGGACATGAGGAGGCCTCCGGAACAAAATATGTTCCCAAAGAACTCATGGAAACATGGGCCCTAAAAGATCCAGTTGACAATTACGAAAAATACCTGGAGGAAATTGGGGTACTGACCCAAGAGCTTAAAGAAAAGATAAATAAGAAAATTAAAGCCTCTATCAATAAAGGACTTGATTTAGCTTTTGCAGAGGAGGTGATCACTCCTGATACCCAAGAAGAATTGGCAGATATTTATGCCCCTTTTCATCAGTCCATCATCTCTCCAAATAAGGAAAAATCCACAGAAAAAAGATTTGTGGATGCTATATCCGAGGGCTTAAAACAATCTATGGAAAAATACCCCAATCTGGTCCTTATGGGACAGGACATAGCAACTTATGGGGGTGTTTTCAAAGTAACAGAGGGTTTCATAGACCAGTTTGGAACTGAAAGGGTAAGGAATACTCCTTTATGTGAAAGTGCCATCATTGGTGCAGCATTAGGATTGTCCATCAAAGGCTATAAATCCATGGTAGAAATGCAGTTTGCTGATTTTGTAAGCTGTGGATTCAATCAGATCGTCAATAACCTTGCGAAAATTCATTACCGATGGGGACAAAATGCCGATGTGGTGGTCAGAATGCCCACGGGAGCCGGTGTAGCTGCGGGCCCTTTTCATTCCCAATCCAATGAAGCTTGGTTTTTTCATACTCCCGGATTAAAAATCGTCTATCCATCCAATCCTGCTGATGCGAAAGGATTACTCAATGCTGCCATTGAAGACCCAAATCCATATCTCTTTTTTGAACACAAAGCGCTTTACCGCTCGATTTCCGGGCAGGTTCCTGATGATTATTACACGATAGAAGTTGGGAAGGCAAAATTGGAAAAAGAGGGTGAAGCCGTAAGTATCATCACCTACGGCATGGGCGTACACTGGGCCATTAAAGTCACCGATGAGTTGGGAATCGATGCGGACATCTTGGACTTAAGAACTTTGCTTCCCTGGGACAAGGATGCAGTAAGAAAAACTGTGGAGAAAACAGGGAAAGTACTATTCCTTCAGGAAGACTGTCTGACCGGAGGAATTGGTGCTGAAATCGTTGCCTGGATTTCTGAACATTGTTTTGAGCTATTAGATGCCCCTGTCATGCGGGAAGGAAGTTTGGATACCCCTGTCCCATTCGCTCCAAGTCTTGAGAAAAACTTCCTTCCTTTAGATAGATTTCGTGAAAAATTAAAAAATCTGATCGCTTACTAAAAAAAGAGCCCCTGAAAAGCGCTTTCAGGGGCATGCAAGCAAAGAGTTGATTAATAATTTACGATACACAAAATTAACCAAAGTCAGAGGAAAATGAAAATACTGCAATGGATTTACACCCTTTATTCGGCCTTGATTTTCATAATTTTAATGTTGATTTTAGGCTTGTTTGTTGTAATTCCACTTATTGTAAGCCCAAAAGCAGGGAAAATTTCTTTTTTTTTCATCAGGCTATGGGCAAAAATCTGGTCTTTTCTATCTGGAATCCGCTATGAAATTCACGGGAAAGAGCATGTAAAGCCTGGTCAACCCTATATCTACATCTTCAATCACCGTTCTTTTATAGACGCCCCGGTGATACCAATCGCTATCCCCCAAGAAATTCGCGCTATTGGTAAAAAAGAATTGTCCAAAGTCCCATTTTTT
This Cecembia calidifontis DNA region includes the following protein-coding sequences:
- a CDS encoding alpha-ketoacid dehydrogenase subunit alpha/beta → MSKLIEATQAISFNRKSYDDHTLLKLYESLLMPRRIEEKMLILLRQGKISKWFSGWGQEAISIGAVNALDKDEFILPMHRNLGIFTGRDLPLERLFAQFQGKKSGFTKGRDRSFHFGSKEHHIVGMISHLGPQMAIADGIGLAHKLSKENKVTLVFSGDGASSEGDFHEGLNVAAVWKLPVIFVVEHNGYGLSTPSEEQFAFKYFTEKGPGYGMEAVRIDGNNVLEVYDTIKNLAEDIRINPRPVLVEALTFRMRGHEEASGTKYVPKELMETWALKDPVDNYEKYLEEIGVLTQELKEKINKKIKASINKGLDLAFAEEVITPDTQEELADIYAPFHQSIISPNKEKSTEKRFVDAISEGLKQSMEKYPNLVLMGQDIATYGGVFKVTEGFIDQFGTERVRNTPLCESAIIGAALGLSIKGYKSMVEMQFADFVSCGFNQIVNNLAKIHYRWGQNADVVVRMPTGAGVAAGPFHSQSNEAWFFHTPGLKIVYPSNPADAKGLLNAAIEDPNPYLFFEHKALYRSISGQVPDDYYTIEVGKAKLEKEGEAVSIITYGMGVHWAIKVTDELGIDADILDLRTLLPWDKDAVRKTVEKTGKVLFLQEDCLTGGIGAEIVAWISEHCFELLDAPVMREGSLDTPVPFAPSLEKNFLPLDRFREKLKNLIAY